One window of Siniperca chuatsi isolate FFG_IHB_CAS linkage group LG15, ASM2008510v1, whole genome shotgun sequence genomic DNA carries:
- the LOC122888994 gene encoding galectin-8-like, translating to MSVANAKHTVLNPVIPYTGPIPGGLHPGEIIIIQGTVPPDADRFQIDLSSGCSTKPRSDVALHFSPRFKGSPCVVCNSLLKESWGKEETLHQLPYKCGAPFETIILVHGDVFKVAVNGAHLLEYKHKIPLNVVDTFSISGKVRVHAIGYIPNSAIYSESGDLSLPYKGSILKGLSPGQHVTIKGQVSMYPHSFTVNLRNSRTENIALHLNPRMKSGVFIRNSYLSESWGQEERELPFFPFSSGEYFEILILCQPHQFKLAVNGSHLFEFRHRVQDLSSIDQLEIMGDLELTDVKLW from the exons ATGTCTGTGGCAAATGCGAAACACACTGTCCTGAATCCG GTGATCCCTTACACAGGGCCCATACCTGGAGGCCTGCACCCTGGGGAGATCATCATTATCCAGGGCACTGTGCCCCCAGATGCTGACAG GTTTCAGATCGACCTGTCGAGCGGCTGCAGCACCAAGCCGCGCTCTGACGTCGCCCTCCACTTCAGCCCTCGATTCAAAGGCTCGCCCTGTGTGGTATGTAACTCCCTGCTGAAGGAGAGCTGGGGCAAAGAGGAAACGCTCCATCAGCTGCCCTACAAATGCGGAGCCCCCTTCGAGACTATCATCCTGGTGCACGGCGACGTCTTCAAG GTGGCAGTAAATGGTGCTCACCTGCTGGAATACAAGCACAAAATCCCGCTAAACGTGGTCGACACATTTTCTATATCTGGGAAAGTCAGGGTGCATGCTATTGGCTACATCCCAAATTCA GCAATATATTCAGAATCAGGTGACTTG AGCCTCCCTTACAAAGGCAGTATACTCAAAGGACTGAGCCCTGGACAGCACGTTACAATCAAAGGACAGGTCAGCATGTATCCTCACAG TTTTACAGTGAACCTCCgcaacagcaggacagagaacATCGCTCTCCATCTGAACCCCCGCATGAAGTCGGGTGTGTTCATTAGGAACTCGTACCTGAGTGAATCCTGGGGTCAGGAGGAGCGGGAACTGCCCTTCTTTCCCTTCTCCTCAGGCGAGTACTTTGAG ATTCTCATCCTCTGTCAGCCCCATCAGTTCAAGCTGGCAGTGAATGGCTCACACTTGTTTGAGTTCAGACACCGGGTGCAGGACCTGAGCAGCATTGACCAGTTGGAGATCATGGGGGACCTGGAGCTCACTGATGTGAAACTGTGGTGA